TCCGAGCATCGACACCCGAGTCGGATGAGGAGGACCTGAAGAATATGTCCAACAATGAGCTAATCATACACTATTTCTCACAAATGGCTaaagagagaaaagttgaagGTCTGCagttcaaatctttgagCTATCTGCGAGCCATTAATGCAATCAAAAATGCGCCCAAGGAAATAGAATGTCGAGAAGACGCACTTAGCATTCCCAAAATTGGAAAGAGTCTAGCAGATCATTGCGTGGAAATTATTGAGACCAGAAAGTTTGGTCAGTTAAAGAGACAGCAAGAATCAACGGAAGCTCATGTGATGAAAGAGCTCCAGAAAATACATGGTGTTGGAGCTGTGATATCAGAGAAATGGTTCAATCATTATGGGGTTCGAAGCATACCcgatatctttgaaaaagtcCCTGAATCTGAATTTACAGACGCAATTAAACTTGGTCTGTACTACTATTACGACTGGAACCAAAAAATCCCCCGAGAAGAAGTAACTGCTCATTCTGAGTTTGTAAGCGACGTAGGCAAGAAaattgatccaaagtttATAGTCCAAACCGTCGGATCTTacagaagagaaacaaaaaccTGTGGGGATGTagattttttcatcatGAAAGAGGACTGCAACGACGAAACCAAATTGTCTCAGTTTCTCACAACTTTGGTGAAGGAGCTGTTCAAGTCTGGTTATCTGAAATGTTCTCTATTCCCAGCTCATGATCAGCTTCTCAAATTCCTTACCGGAGGACAGCTGACAGATAAAAAGTTTTGTCGAAGGGTGGATTTTTTGGCTGTTAAATGGAAATATAGAGCTGGTGCTCTGATTTATTTTACAGGAAACGACATTCTAAATAGGTACATGAGGACCCTTGCTAACAATAAAGGGTTACGTCTGAATAATGAAGGGTTATTCAAGCCCAAACGACGTGTGATCGATGAAGCTAATAAGATGGGAATTCGGTTATCTAAAATGCATTTCAAGGAAGATGATTGGACACTTGttgaaggagaagatgaggagaaaatattcaacTTGCTGGGGTTACGATACTTGGAGCCAAAAGACAGGAACATAGGAAATTTGTCTGAAATAGGAGGATTCAGACTGTAACTAGGAGATTTTGTATTCGGTAATAAATGTAGTGTTATCGATGTTGGTAAAGGCTGTATAGTGGTCGTAGTGGACATTTGACTAATCAATCTGTTATATAAGGCCGGAATGTTTTCTGATCGTTGTAAGACTTCGTGGCCAAGTTGGTTAAGGCGTGCGACTGTTAATCGCAAGATCGTGAGTTCAACCCTCACCGAGGTCGtttttttgagtttttttcttcactGTTTGTACAAAAAGTCGTCCAATAGAGGCCTGATCTTTCCAGCTATCGCCGTACGACGTATTCCTGGTAGTCTAATAAGCTCCCATCGTGATCAAACCCAATCCTTCGGATGATGTTTGCAACCGCCGCACCGACCCCACCTCAGACCCAGTGTTGTATACCACCCCATTTGCATGTCTCTGTGTCTCAGTATAAATACCCTTACAACTGCCATTCCAGTCTCCAGTCTTAACAAGCTTCTTCTTGCCATAAAATGCCTATTGAACTAGTTCTGTCTCCAATAATGAGACCAGTGGTGGTGGCCAAATCTTTGGTGTTCCATCCGCATCGACGAGCATCTCGGTACGTGCCCAGGGTTGTCGAACTTACAGACACCCCTTCTGAGTATGCTATTagaaaaagatttggaaCCGGTTCAAAGGTGTTTGATGTGTTTGATACCCAAGCCGAAGGATCAGGCCCAATTGGTCCTACAGATGCTTCTCAGAGGATATTCTGGTTTGTCCGTTCTAGATCTGTCAAGGGAGCTTACAAGATGTATTCATCTAGCATCACAAACACAGGACCTAATGGTGAAGACGAACCCGTTGCCGCTGTTAGAGCTGGATTGAGATCCAATGTTCTGTTGATCAGAGCCCCAGACGTGCCTGCGGCAGAACTAGGATGGCATGTTATCAACCACCGTGTGGATGCCAATGACAGTTATAGAATGTTCACATTAGCTGATGGAGTAACTTATCAATGGACTTATAAGGGCAAATGGTTAGAGAGAGTCACCAATGTAGGAGAGAAAGAATCTGAAATCAGGGAAAGGATAGGCCAAGTTGTGCCTGCTGCAGGAGCAGGATTCACCTTGAGGGTAGACGAGACTAAAATTCCAAGAGAGCTGGCCATATCCACTGCTTTATGCTCATACATTGATCAATGGAACACTCAACTAGAAGTTGGTGGTATATACTATGCTTCTCAACCATACCAAGTGAGATGGAAGAGAGATTaggatgaaaaaaaattcaacaactACAACAGTTCAGAATGGAACTAAGGGCTTATATCCTGGGACTGCTATTTCAGGCTACCAATGTCGTCTTTTAGATATGTAGATCTCTTATAAGAAAGCCCCCGTAATCcttctggaaaatgatCTAATACCTCCGTACACCTGATCACAGACCGCGCTTaagtgaaaaatttcccAATTAGTCAATCCTTAGTGACAACCGATTTTTAAAGCTGTAAAGCAGCCAAATGAGTGTATAACCTGGATAAACCTGTTACAGAGCAGCCTACCTGTAGGAACTATCTAGTAAGATGTTCTCGTATGAACTTGACTCTCATAAGTCCTCTCTATTCCTTGAGAATGtaacttttttttctggttCGTCACCTGCAACAAACGTTATGTCATACACCCGCCGCGCATTCGCATTATGACTCCCTCCCGTTTTTTTTCGCcctttttcagaatttttttcctttcccTCTCTACTCTTCCCCTTACTGTctcaaaatgttcaaagGATTACAATCTCTTGGTTGGAATCTAGCCAGAAGATCGATCCCCGTCAGAGGTAGATCAGTTCCTCTGATCAGATTCAACTCGAGTATCATTGAGAAGGCAGCCACCTACGCAGGGGCTGGAGTTCTCAAGGGATTTACAGACGAAAATGCTCACAAATTGGTCGACGTTTCCAAGGTCCTCGTTATTGGATCCGGTGGTCTTTCTATTGGCCAGGCTGGTGAGTTTGACTACTCTGGATCTCAGGCAATTAAGGCCTTGAAAGAAGCTAATAAAACTTCGATCCTAATCAACCCCAACATTGCAACTAACCAGACATCTCACGCTCTGGCTGACGAAATTTACTACCTGCCTGTTACTGCTGAATACATTACCTACATCATTGAGAGAGAAAAGCCAGACGGTATATTGTTGACCTTTGGTGGACAGACTGGTTTGAACGTCGGTGTCCAATTGGACAAGATGGGTGTCTTCGACAGATATGGAGTTAAAGTTTTGGGAACTCCAATCAAGACTCTTGAAACCTCCGAAGACAGAGATTTGTTTGCTCAGGCTTTGAATGAAATCAACATCCCGATTGCTGAATCCATTGCCGTCAATACTATCGATGAAGCATTGGATGCAGCTGAAAGCGTGGGATACCCAATCATTGTTCGTTCTGCTTACGCCCTGGGTGGTCTGGGATCTGGTTTTGCCAACAACaaggaagaattgaagaacctgGCTTCTCAATCCCTTTCATTGGCCCCCCAGAttttggttgaaaaatcctTGAAGGGATGGAAAGAAGTTGAGTATGAGGTCGTCAGAGATCGTGTTGGTAACTGTATCACCGTTTGTAACATGGAGAACTTTGACCCTCTCGGTATTCACACTGGTGATTCTATTGTTGTCGCTCCTTCGCAAACCTtatctgatgaagagtaCCACATGTTGAGATCTGCCGCCATCAAGATTATTCGTCACTTGGGTGTTGTTGGTGAATGTAACGTTCAGTATGCCTTACAGCCTGATGGACTAGACTACAGAGTCATCGAGGTTAATGCCAGATTATCGAGATCTTCTGCGTTGGCCTCGAAAGCCACTGGATACCCCTTGGCCTACACTGCTGCAAAGATTGCTCTAGGCCATACCCTTCCTGAACTTCCAAACCCTGTCACAAAGACTACTTCTGCTAACTTTGAGCCATCTCTTGACTACATGGTTACCAAGATCCCCCGATGGGATTTGGCCAAGTTCCAACATGTCAAAAGAGATATTGGATCTTCAATGAAGTCTGTTGGAGAAGTTATGGCTATTGGtagaacttttgaagaatcgTTCCAAAAAGCCATTAGACAGATCGACCCATCATTTGTAGGTCTACAAGGTGGAAAGTTTGAGAATTTGGACGAAGAACTTGCCAACC
This is a stretch of genomic DNA from Komagataella phaffii GS115 chromosome 3, complete sequence. It encodes these proteins:
- a CDS encoding DNA polymerase IV, whose translation is MEPSQLFKGYNFLLVPFLRTKLASFRHNLYTKNGATLYPTINQFAKQVKKFNSELIPDYYDSEEALHYTTIIVVEDEEKLTDMTSLSSYLKVPKSGFPLDEYKVLRLAWVTDSLEEKKLLPYSKYLFSFPEQKGKVKRERESESLSDVKEEKEPSKKRKRKSVDEEHSLIFEKLASPPKIEDIKKKVLADSESLRASTPESDEEDLKNMSNNELIIHYFSQMAKERKVEGLQFKSLSYLRAINAIKNAPKEIECREDALSIPKIGKSLADHCVEIIETRKFGQLKRQQESTEAHVMKELQKIHGVGAVISEKWFNHYGVRSIPDIFEKVPESEFTDAIKLGLYYYYDWNQKIPREEVTAHSEFVSDVGKKIDPKFIVQTVGSYRRETKTCGDVDFFIMKEDCNDETKLSQFLTTLVKELFKSGYLKCSLFPAHDQLLKFLTGGQLTDKKFCRRVDFLAVKWKYRAGALIYFTGNDILNRYMRTLANNKGLRLNNEGLFKPKRRVIDEANKMGIRLSKMHFKEDDWTLVEGEDEEKIFNLLGLRYLEPKDRNIGNLSEIGGFRL